The following proteins are co-located in the Dethiosulfovibrio salsuginis genome:
- a CDS encoding tellurite resistance TerB family protein, with protein sequence MLKVPHPMKDDDKGARFAYLVGMAMVAIVDGSIDPKEKKILLDRAIAMNLPEDDVMRAIEAAKTADDETVSSVLESLSERRQRAIFMTDLRIMAHADGSLKSEESELWDIFGDMVEINQDDRKALSAFADASLEPNEERASEAIAEIMKHDLDIPMSAIKFFLPSIEKISI encoded by the coding sequence ATGCTTAAGGTTCCCCATCCCATGAAAGACGACGATAAAGGCGCTCGCTTTGCCTATCTGGTGGGCATGGCCATGGTCGCCATCGTAGACGGCTCGATAGATCCAAAGGAAAAAAAGATTCTACTGGATCGTGCTATAGCCATGAACCTACCTGAAGACGACGTTATGCGGGCTATTGAAGCAGCAAAGACAGCGGACGACGAAACAGTCTCGTCGGTTCTTGAGTCTCTGAGCGAACGGAGACAGAGAGCTATATTTATGACAGACCTAAGGATAATGGCCCACGCCGACGGATCGCTAAAATCCGAGGAGTCCGAGCTATGGGATATCTTTGGGGACATGGTGGAGATAAACCAGGATGATCGAAAGGCCCTTTCCGCATTCGCCGATGCATCGTTAGAGCCAAACGAAGAAAGGGCCTCCGAGGCCATAGCGGAGATCATGAAACACGATCTAGACATACCCATGTCGGCAATAAAGTTCTTTTTGCCTTCCATCGAGAAAATCTCCATATAA
- a CDS encoding ankyrin repeat domain-containing protein, translating into MALGADVNMRGESRKTPLHYATSNKNPKVIETLIEGGADINAVDEDGATALHYGASAAVTADGKPEIIAALLKAGADPNAKAKGGQTPLHFARTGDGNPEIIATLIEAGANLYLVPSTYAVVKRPWWHPSSW; encoded by the coding sequence ATAGCCCTGGGGGCAGACGTTAACATGAGGGGAGAATCCAGAAAAACTCCTCTCCATTACGCCACATCAAACAAAAACCCCAAAGTTATCGAGACACTTATCGAAGGGGGAGCGGACATAAACGCAGTGGATGAAGACGGGGCCACGGCATTACATTACGGAGCATCAGCAGCGGTAACAGCAGACGGAAAACCAGAGATCATCGCCGCACTCCTAAAGGCTGGAGCTGACCCGAACGCTAAAGCAAAAGGTGGGCAGACACCACTCCACTTTGCGAGAACAGGAGACGGAAACCCAGAGATCATCGCGACACTCATAGAGGCTGGAGCTAACTTATACTTGGTTCCAAGCACATACGCGGTTGTAAAACGTCCTTGGTGGCACCCATCTAGCTGGTAA